From a region of the Roseivirga sp. 4D4 genome:
- a CDS encoding helix-turn-helix domain-containing protein produces MSYVGQNIKRIRAVRKLSQAKFAELFNLARPSVGAYEEGRSEPKIQTLIEIAHYFGLSIDVLLTKELTVNDLYSFNLVNQKLDALHQGVPAPKQTSKASLVLQAQQLNYIVNYQKRDYLESLPKCELPFTGKGVQRLFEMAGDHMVVDQQGIHHGDFLFCEKMDIGGRSESHVGNVLLVVTKEVVAVGRLETLEGFELAADNPGFKTINIDESSIQELWLVKGKLSTHLNSPKKIEEKVHSVEEQLKALMQRMENIEQRNQ; encoded by the coding sequence ATGTCATACGTAGGTCAGAATATAAAGCGCATTAGAGCTGTTAGAAAGCTATCTCAGGCGAAATTTGCCGAATTATTTAATTTGGCCCGACCTAGTGTTGGGGCCTATGAAGAGGGTAGATCTGAACCAAAAATTCAGACTTTGATAGAAATTGCTCATTATTTTGGCTTATCTATTGATGTCTTGTTGACTAAGGAATTGACGGTAAACGATCTCTACAGTTTCAATCTCGTGAACCAAAAACTAGATGCGCTGCATCAGGGAGTTCCTGCCCCTAAGCAAACCAGTAAGGCAAGTTTGGTACTTCAGGCCCAACAGTTGAATTACATTGTCAATTATCAGAAACGAGATTACCTGGAGTCGCTGCCCAAATGTGAATTGCCTTTTACTGGCAAGGGGGTACAGAGGTTGTTCGAAATGGCGGGTGATCATATGGTGGTGGATCAGCAAGGGATTCACCATGGGGATTTCCTATTCTGTGAGAAGATGGACATCGGTGGCAGAAGTGAAAGTCACGTTGGTAATGTACTTCTGGTAGTGACTAAAGAGGTAGTGGCGGTTGGAAGATTAGAAACACTGGAGGGATTTGAGCTTGCTGCGGATAACCCAGGTTTCAAAACGATCAATATTGATGAATCTTCAATTCAGGAGTTGTGGCTGGTCAAAGGGAAGTTGAGCACACACTTGAATTCACCTAAGAAAATCGAAGAGAAGGTCCATTCGGTAGAAGAGCAACTTAAAGCATTGATGCAGCGAATGGAGAATATTGAGCAAAGGAACCAATAG
- a CDS encoding YbjN domain-containing protein, giving the protein MDNYFQKVKNYITDLDYAILMEDEADGLMVIESEEDGIKNLVLGIEEPLLIIEQSLVNLADTSAETYLHLLQKNRDIVHGAFVIDESGKRVIFRDTLQLENLDLNELEASFNSLALLLSEYSEQLIAVAEK; this is encoded by the coding sequence ATGGATAACTACTTTCAGAAAGTTAAAAACTACATCACAGATCTCGACTATGCCATACTCATGGAAGATGAGGCAGATGGTTTGATGGTCATAGAAAGTGAAGAGGACGGAATTAAAAACCTTGTTTTAGGCATAGAAGAACCTCTACTTATTATAGAGCAATCTCTAGTAAACCTAGCAGATACTTCAGCCGAAACATACCTCCACTTACTTCAGAAAAACAGAGATATCGTACATGGTGCCTTTGTTATTGACGAAAGCGGAAAACGCGTAATCTTCAGGGATACTCTTCAATTAGAAAACCTTGATTTGAACGAACTAGAGGCTTCTTTTAATTCATTAGCCTTATTACTGAGTGAATACTCAGAACAATTAATAGCTGTTGCAGAAAAATAA
- a CDS encoding PspA/IM30 family protein encodes MNVFKRMFKMGQAEAHSALDQLENPIKLTEQGIRDLKKDLDESLKALAEVKAMAIRSKNDLQTSKSKAKDYENKAMLLLKKAQNGDIDASEADRLASEALVKKEEELEHATRSQEEVNRFETNIGQLDQNVKKIRATISKYENELKTLKARVKVSQATKKLNKQMAQIDSSSTVTMLERMKDKVAQDEALAQSYGEIANESKSIDDEIDKALEGGESQAKAADSLAALKNKLGME; translated from the coding sequence ATGAACGTATTCAAGAGAATGTTTAAAATGGGCCAGGCAGAAGCACATTCTGCATTAGACCAATTAGAAAATCCAATAAAATTAACAGAGCAGGGCATCAGAGACCTTAAGAAGGACCTTGACGAAAGCTTAAAAGCTTTGGCTGAAGTAAAGGCCATGGCAATACGCTCTAAAAATGATCTTCAGACTTCTAAAAGCAAGGCTAAAGATTATGAAAACAAAGCCATGTTATTATTGAAGAAGGCTCAGAATGGCGACATCGATGCATCTGAAGCAGACAGACTTGCAAGCGAAGCTTTAGTCAAAAAAGAAGAAGAGCTAGAACACGCGACAAGATCACAAGAAGAAGTAAATCGTTTCGAAACTAACATCGGTCAGCTAGATCAGAATGTTAAAAAGATCAGAGCGACTATCAGTAAGTACGAAAACGAACTGAAAACTTTGAAAGCTCGCGTTAAAGTAAGTCAAGCCACAAAAAAGCTGAATAAGCAGATGGCTCAAATCGACTCATCTAGTACGGTGACTATGCTTGAGCGCATGAAGGATAAGGTTGCACAAGACGAAGCGCTGGCTCAGTCTTATGGAGAAATTGCTAATGAGAGCAAGTCTATCGATGATGAAATCGATAAAGCATTAGAGGGTGGCGAAAGTCAAGCAAAAGCTGCTGACAGCCTAGCTGCCTTAAAAAATAAACTAGGAATGGAGTAA
- a CDS encoding DUF4178 domain-containing protein, which produces MGVFDFLKKKKEPAYDVTNLSVADLDEGFVFDYNLKSWVVKEVYQYDWGKNVFSKEYKIDAGDETAFLSVSNDGELFLTVTKPIKIQQLGDGLREQIRKNEAAPDKLDYEGVTYYLDEDSAGYFNDITAKNPDWEELVSYEYLNEDETLVLGISQWDERNFDAYAGKVIKPYEISNITPDE; this is translated from the coding sequence ATGGGAGTATTTGATTTTCTGAAGAAGAAAAAAGAACCAGCATATGATGTCACCAATCTCAGCGTAGCAGACTTGGATGAAGGTTTTGTATTTGACTACAATCTTAAGAGTTGGGTGGTCAAAGAGGTCTATCAATACGACTGGGGAAAGAACGTCTTTTCAAAAGAATATAAGATTGATGCAGGTGACGAAACTGCATTCCTTAGTGTTTCCAATGATGGCGAGCTTTTTCTCACAGTCACCAAGCCGATAAAAATCCAACAATTGGGAGATGGCCTAAGGGAGCAAATTCGAAAAAATGAAGCGGCACCTGACAAATTGGATTATGAAGGTGTTACTTACTACCTGGATGAAGATTCCGCTGGCTATTTCAATGACATCACTGCCAAAAACCCTGATTGGGAAGAGCTGGTGAGCTATGAATACTTAAATGAGGATGAAACGCTTGTGCTTGGAATTTCTCAGTGGGATGAACGGAATTTTGATGCCTATGCAGGCAAAGTGATCAAGCCATACGAGATTTCGAATATCACACCGGACGAATAG